A portion of the Anthonomus grandis grandis chromosome 19, icAntGran1.3, whole genome shotgun sequence genome contains these proteins:
- the LOC126747125 gene encoding probable mitochondrial glutathione transporter SLC25A40: MTDNMEEPQVIDYDDPKYRITPGQQAAASCTGALLTSLIMTPLDVIKIRLQSQQQVPTNCYLYCSSLMDHICSCQPTDPRNPWYKTPPTQFNGTLDAFVQIGRSEGIGSLWSGLSPTLVLAIPATICYFVTYEQLRIRLKSWYNSGKMFGEGAKQPYWIPLVSGATARVVSVTLVSPLELIRTKMQSQKLSNLELREALKNLVRTDGVKGLWRGITPTLLRDVPFSAIYWMSYEATKEFMGAKNPTLMQTFIAGAVSGSIAATITVPFDVVKTHQQIEFGSALLNDKDTNGTKRARYRTTREVIRGIYRQQGIGGLYKGLAPRLIKVAPACAIMISSFEYGKVFFNRLAQQQQQQHKEENGLTSVMGKFMENEAKHA; encoded by the exons ATGACTGACAACATGGAGGAGCCCCAGGTGATCGACTACGACGACCCGAAGTATCGAATTACCCCCGGGCAACAGGCGGCGGCCTCTTGTACCGGCGCCCTACTCACCTCACTGATCA TGACCCCCCTGGACGTAATCAAAATAAGACTGCAGTCACAACAGCAGGTCCCGACCAACTGCTACTTATACTGTAGCAGTTTGATGGACCACATTTGCAGTTGTCAACCTACAGATCCGAGGAACCCGTGGTACAAGACCCCCCCCACCCAATTCAACGGTACCCTGGACGCTTTCGTGCAAATCGGCCGTTCGGAGGGCATCGGTTCGTTGTGGAGCGGCCTGAGTCCCACCCTGGTGCTGGCCATACCCGCCACCATTTGCTACTTCGTCACCTACGAACAGTTGCGGATCAGGCTGAAGTCGTGGTACAATTCGGGGAAAATGTTCGGGGAGGGGGCGAAGCAGCCCTATTGGATCCCGTTGGTGTCCGGGGCGACGGCCCGTGTGGTCTCCGTCACTCTGGTGAGCCCCCTGGAACTTATCCGGACCAAGATGCAGTCGCAGAAGTTGAGTAATTTAG AACTGAGGGAGGCCCTGAAAAACTTAGTGAGGACCGACGGGGTGAAGGGGCTTTGGAGAGGCATCACCCCCACCCTGCTGCGAGACGTGCCCTTCTCCGCCATCTATTGGATGAGTTACGAAGCGACGAAGGAATTCATGGGGGCCAAAAATCCCACTTTGATGCAGACTTTTATAGCGGGGGCCGTCAGCGGTAGC atcGCCGCAACCATAACTGTCCCGTTTGACGTGGTAAAAACCCATCAGCAAATAGAGTTCGGTTCAGCCCTACTAAACGATAAAG ATACCAACGGGACGAAAAGAGCGAGATATAGGACGACCAGGGAGGTGATCAGGGGCATTTATCGGCAACAGGGGATCGGGGGGCTGTACAAGGGGCTCGCCCCCCGCCTGATCAAAGTGGCCCCCGCCTGCGCCATCATGATTTCCTCCTTCGAGTATGGAAAAGTGTTTTTTAACAGGTTAGcgcaacaacaacaacaacaacataaGGAGGAAAACGGTTTAACGTCTGTTATGGGTAAATTTATGGAAAATGAGGCTAAACatgcatga